aaTTATCATTGAATTTCTCATTGTTTATCATGCTGGGAACCACAAAATACTTTTATAGGATTTATGAAAACACAACATaagcttttttccccccaccaCAGAGCTGCATTACTGTACAGGAGCCTATCGCATCTCCCCCACAGACGTTAACAGTCGTCCATCATCATGTTTGACAAACTTTCTGCTTAATGGTAAGACTAACGCAAATCCTTTTCCATGCTTTTGCtttgtctgttgttgttttgtgatACTACTCCATGGATGAATGAATTTGGCTTATTGTCTGATTATCCACAGGTAGGTCAGTGCTGCTGGAGCAACCCAGGAAgtctgggtcaaaggtcatcagcCACATGCTAAGCAGCCATGGTGGTGAGATCTTCCTTCACGTGCTCAACAGCAACCGCTCCACTCTTGAAGACCCACCTTCTATCAGCGAGGGCTGTGGAGGAAGAGTGACAGACTACCGCATCACGGTGGGTTCCACCTATGTCTGAAAACTAGTGAGAGAATTCTTTAAGATGCTTGTGATAGTAACTGGTTTCATTTCCTCAGGATTTTGGTGAATTCATGAGGGAGAACCGACTGACTCCAGTTTCAGAATATTTCATTGACTCCTTCGAGAAGCTTCCAGTTGAGAGGGCCAAAGCTCAGCTAGAGCGACACACTCGATACTGGCCCATGATCATCTCCCAGACCACCATCTtcaacatgcaggcagtgagtAGCATGCACATACTTTATGGGGATCTGTGCTTAATTCCTGGGCAGCTTATGCATGATAATAACATATAGGTTTATATGAAACTGCAGTTTTCCATGTTGGCCAACATCACTCTTCAATCAATCTTTCTTCACGTTTATTTATCGGCTAGGTTGTTCCTCTTGCCAACCTGATAGTGAAGGAGACTCTGACTGAAGAGGATGTTCTGACCTGTCAGAAGACTGTTTACAACCTGGTGGACATGGAAAGAAAGAACGACCCTCTCCCCATCTCCACTGTGGGATCCAGAGGCAAAGGCCCCAAGAGGCATTTAGCTTTCTTCATTATCTTCCATCCTCAGAAATGAACATCAGCACCACAGTTAATGAACGGCGACCAGATTTGCTTATGCTTCTGCACTGCTGTCATTTTCAGGGATGAGCAGTATCGCATCATGTGGAACGAGCTGGAAACATTAGTGAAAACCCACGCTGCAGCCTCTGACAGACACCAGCGAGTTCTGGACTGCATCACTGCCTGCCGCAGCAAAcctccagaggaggaggaaaggaagaagagagggaggaaaagggaggacagggaggacaGGGCAGAGAAAAACGGCAGCAAGGAAACAGATGACAAAGGTTGGCAAGACTCAGAGAGGTAAGTAAGGCGGTGTGTAGTGCACACTACTGTGGAGTTAAACATATTGCTGGAGAGAACCATTTTCCAGATCATTAACTTTATGGCTCTGCCACACTGCATATTTTTAAATCTGAAGGCTCAAGGGTTTAATAGATAAAGAAGATCAGGAGTCAGAAGTAATCAAGGATTCCCCAGACTCTCCAGAGCCACTCAACAAGAAGCCTCGTCTTTCTACAGAGGAGGTTCAGCCTCCAGAGAGAGCAAAAGGTACCAaacatcctcatcctctcataTCTTCTAAATGGGTTTGGGTGAACCCTCCCACCTCATGTGTGTGTTATTTGCGTTACTCACCTCCCTGCCTCTGCAGGTCCCGTCTCGCTCCTCACCATGTGGACCAATCGAATCACTGTAGCCAATTCCAGGAAGCACCAGGAGTTTGTTGGAAGGGCGAGCTCAGTCAACAACAAGTTTGAGTTGTACCAGCACCTGAAAGATGAGAATGGGTGTGTGAATGTTTCATCACCTGCCTCTTTATGGGCGTAACATTCCTGTCAGTCTGTGTCTAAGTTACAGCTGTGTTGTTCATAAATCAAACTTAACATTTTGCTTTTTGACAGGATGGACGTCCATGAAAATGGGAAAGCTTCCAGATGATGTATCCACATGGTCTCATGCTTCAACTTTTTTTATGGATCAGTGTTTTCAGACTTTGGTATCTTCTCCAAAACGAGGAATGAAATGGACATTGATCTTTAATGGATacatttatacttttttttacCTATGATTTTGTAGATAATACAGTTCACATGTTGTGCAACACAATAAATGATGTCAATAAAAAACTTTGATGTTGGCTTTTGCACAACAACAACCTACTCAACATAAGATGAATTTATTTCACGGTGACTAAACTgattaaaaatgaacaaatactgGATCATGGcaaaaaaaatacagatttattaacaaatgttttatcaAAGTGTAAAGTGCTGTCAGATTTTAAGGTTACATACTTAGGAATAACAGTGTGAAGCTGACTGATCTGACTTTGGTATCAGCAGCCTGTGTGTTCATGGCTCTCTAAATGTAGGGTTTACAGATCAATCCATCTCTTCTTGGAGAATTAACTTTCCTACTGTTAGACAGCTAATATTGGTGCAGCAGCACATCACAGTAGTGTAAAATAATGCAATCAAACACATGCAGATATGAAGGTAATCGTCAAAAAAATCTGGACATTTGGGTTTTAGTTGTGATGAGTCTGGTTGTTGCTTACTTTAAACAGAAGCTGTAGGACATCATGGCTGGACTGAGCTCAGCTGTGTCTGAGGGATGGTGGGTGTCATGTACTGgttctgagcagcagagggagcaggtggATCAAGAGAGTCCTCGCAGGGATGATGAAGTGAGGAGAGTCCTTCAGCTGCGGTCTCAATGCACTTCTTGTATTGTGTGGTTGTTGTTATGATTTGTGGTCAGACTTGATCTGACAAATGTTTTCCTTCCAATGATGCATCTTTGGATGTAGTTAAAGTTATCTGTGTGTTTCAGAAGGCATAGTGGCACTCTTCAAAAGTTGAGGTAAGTGTTTGTGTTACTCCAGATTAATTTATACATAAATAAGCCAGATGCTGACCTGTTATTGCAGTCAGTGACTCGTTCGGAGTTGTTACATACATAGCTGACACTCCACGAGCTGATTCATCCCAGATGGAGCCGGGGACAGACGGGCTGTTTTCTGAGTTACTGATGATTGCGCGTTCATTAAAAACGAGGTTGGTGACACATCTGGAAGTGGCTGAGTAGCCGGTGTCTCGTTTGATGGCGGGGATGGTGACTGTACCGGCTTTGATGTGGTGTCAATGAGTCTCTGTTAGAGGTGGATAGAAAACAGATGGCAGGTTATGTGGTGCCGGGTTTGTCAGCAGTCCCCTCAGATTGATTTAAAGTATGAAAAAGAAAACCCATCAACACACATCAACGAAAGCATCTGTAAAAAtcaggaaaacaaaagaataCTGTTCTATCAGCTAGCAGTTTGTTGTACTGATTAACGTAACAGGAAACATAAGCGATGCATGGCATATAATTTGTTTCTATAATGCGACAAATGATTTCATGtagttttgtgtcttttgtgtgttACATGGTATGTGTCAAAATAACACCATTCATCCACGCTTCTCATGTTTCCATCGTTACATTAGGCCATATGTTCCTCCATTCATGCATCCATCATGAACACCATCCAGCTGTGGGCTCCCTTTCTAACAGGGTCAAGTCATTCAAACACATGACCTGAATGACTAAGTGCCCAGAACAATCACATACAGTCATATagaggtcagcagcagcagacttaCCCTGTGAGCTCACTGTGTCCTGCcgctgtgagtcagtgtggtTGGCGCTGTGAGACCCAGTCCAGAGGGGGGTTTCCTTCAGGGGAGGTCGGGGGGGTCAGACGACTGGTGGGTAATTGTCAATCGACAGTCTCATGTATCAGCGTGGAAGTGCGACTGTAAAAGGCTGGGGgtcagctgcagaggagcaaaCCCTGTGTGAAGAAACCATGTTAAAACTGTGGCCGTCTGACAGGTGTAAGGAAGATTTATTTAGGAACCTCTACAACCCAGATGCAGGTTCTGACTTGCTTGTTGATACTTGTTTCCCCGTTTGCTTTATTCTTTTTCTGAGAACTGTGCTTTGCAAAGACTCAGATTGATGGGTCCCGACTTTAGGTTCGTTCCCAGATCATTCGCAGGCAACACCGCACTCTGGGCCTTCAAAGACGGTTCAACTTTAAGCCAATGGCTCCGGGTGCGTCAAGCAACCATGTGGCCCTTAGTTTGTTAGTTCCACTTTTTCCATTCCGGTGTTTTACTGTGATGCGTATGTTAGGAGGATCCTGCCATATGTTAAAGACTTCATGTCCTCTTCTGTTAAGGAACACCTTTGAGGCTTCCTCAAGGACAAGAGAGGAGATCACAGCGTCACCGAAAACTCATGGATCTTTGTTTTTGACACCTGGGCCTGCCTGCTGCTACATGAATaatctgtctctctttctttatcTACACATGCACAGGTTTGTACCTATACCTCCCCTTTGGAGATATACTGTATGATTCTATACATATGGCATACGTATATGAATCAGATGTTAGTCTGCCagcaacaataaaaatacaatgatATCAGACCATCAGCATTCACAGTGAGTTAGACGGACCTCATGACTCCAGGACAAATGTCCGTTGAGCAATACCTCCTTtctgcaaagacaaacaagTCTGCATTTTGTCTGCAGCGCAATTTGACAGCTTTGACGACTCAACTGCTAACACCAGAAGAAGCGACACTAGATTGGGACAAGGTAAAAACATTTAGGCACACGTTATGTTTAAATCTACAAGCACGGGATGACTTGATGAAACCCagaataaatgtatgtatgaaaAGAGTCACCACATCATGCCGACCCCGTTGAAGGCAGTTTACGGCTGCCAACAGAACAGTGTCACTGGTGTTAATTCATGATGAAGTACTGTTTCCCCGTGTCCCTGAACATTCTCACTGCGACACATTGTCAAAGCAAACAGCATGATGGCTGCCACCAGACGTGAGGCCAACTAGCATCCTAAACTAGATGGGCACTCCTCTCATTGTGTGACATGTCACTTAGAGAGGTCTGCGGTGTGCTGTTCTGCTTTCTCACCTGCCTGCATGCTTGTCAATTATTGCTGTGCTGTGGGTGTGCAGAATTAGTCACAGAAGCCCCACGGAGCCAGTGGCCACTGACAGGACacctttctctttttcttctaagaagaggaaaagatctttcaagtgaaataaaaaaaacaggctttgaAGTCATTTTCTCCTTAAATCCTTGAAGTTTAAGCAAGAAAATGAAATAGTAACGCTCATGTTATCAAGGAGAAATACATTTCTTCCTACTTACCTGCAGTTTTCCCACTGCACAAAGTGCTTGTTAGAGCTGTGGGAGTACAGCAGGAAGACATCAAAAGTTATGACAAGCTTTATTGTTAAATTACCTGGGGTACAAAGTGCATAACCACTGGAAATCTGGCCTCTTCGGTCGACCTAAAAAGTGAAAGTGAGGTGGAAAAGATTAATTTGATTAGATTCCTGCCCAGAACTGCATCATGTGGCAAATGGAAGGAAAGGCCAGCAACCAGCAGGGAATGCTCCAGCGGCATTTGGGCAAATGAGCATATTTAATACCCCGTGATAATATAATGTGATGTCATATGCATCAGAGGTGTACGCCTATCGTCTGCAGCATAAACTCTGCAGGACTTCTGCCATAAAGTGTATTTCAGCTTGGATAACTGCTTGGCAAAGAAGGGTTAAATGTAGAGCCGGTCGGCCCTGCAGCCGCGGGATAAATAGCCGCGCCTCCATTCAACTGCTGTCACAGTTGTCTTTAAGGATCTCACACTTTCACCTTCAACACCTCCTAAACACAGGTAATAGAAACAGAACAG
Above is a window of Betta splendens chromosome 9, fBetSpl5.4, whole genome shotgun sequence DNA encoding:
- the ints13 gene encoding integrator complex subunit 13 isoform X1 yields the protein MKMFSVSHKTVFVVDHCPYMSESSRQQVECDVLTKTRAQGVIPLAPVSKSLWTCAVECSMEYCRILYDIYPKDKLVNYIVSDSEFHILNTWKREEQGTHELMSGLASVGPPNPHEDPECCSILHGLFAAVESLCIITELQHERRAALMDTAERVANRGRIICLTNAKSDTSVRMLEDYVQETILEQNKVAASSDRRMAIQQCELVLLHIYPQGEDTLVSDRPKKEISPLLTSEVHSVRAGRHLATKLNILVQQHFDLASTTITNIPMKPTLNVCEQEEQHANTSANYDVELLHHKDAHLEFIKSGDLHMAGTSTRENTLKETVTLKWCTPRTNSIGGNELHYCTGAYRISPTDVNSRPSSCLTNFLLNGRSVLLEQPRKSGSKVISHMLSSHGGEIFLHVLNSNRSTLEDPPSISEGCGGRVTDYRITDFGEFMRENRLTPVSEYFIDSFEKLPVERAKAQLERHTRYWPMIISQTTIFNMQAVVPLANLIVKETLTEEDVLTCQKTVYNLVDMERKNDPLPISTVGSRGKGPKRDEQYRIMWNELETLVKTHAAASDRHQRVLDCITACRSKPPEEEERKKRGRKREDREDRAEKNGSKETDDKGWQDSERLKGLIDKEDQESEVIKDSPDSPEPLNKKPRLSTEEVQPPERAKGPVSLLTMWTNRITVANSRKHQEFVGRASSVNNKFELYQHLKDENGMDVHENGKASR
- the ints13 gene encoding integrator complex subunit 13 isoform X4 — protein: MKMFSVSHKTVFVVDHCPYMSESSRQQVECDVLTKTRAQGVIPLAPVSKSLWTCAVECSMEYCRILYDIYPKDKLVNYIVSDSEFHILNTWKREEQGTHELMSGLASVGPPNPHEDPECCSILHGLFAAVESLCIITELQHERRAALMDTAERVANRGRIICLTNAKSDTSVRMLEDYVQETILEQNKVAASSDRRMAIQQCELVLLHIYPQGEDTLVSDRPKKEISPLLTSEVHSVRAGRHLATKLNILVQQHFDLASTTITNIPMKEEQHANTSANYDVELLHHKDAHLEFIKSGDLHMAGTSTRENTLKETVTLKWCTPRTNSIELHYCTGAYRISPTDVNSRPSSCLTNFLLNGRSVLLEQPRKSGSKVISHMLSSHGGEIFLHVLNSNRSTLEDPPSISEGCGGRVTDYRITDFGEFMRENRLTPVSEYFIDSFEKLPVERAKAQLERHTRYWPMIISQTTIFNMQAVVPLANLIVKETLTEEDVLTCQKTVYNLVDMERKNDPLPISTVGSRGKGPKRDEQYRIMWNELETLVKTHAAASDRHQRVLDCITACRSKPPEEEERKKRGRKREDREDRAEKNGSKETDDKGWQDSERLKGLIDKEDQESEVIKDSPDSPEPLNKKPRLSTEEVQPPERAKGPVSLLTMWTNRITVANSRKHQEFVGRASSVNNKFELYQHLKDENGMDVHENGKASR
- the ints13 gene encoding integrator complex subunit 13 isoform X3, with the protein product MKMFSVSHKTVFVVDHCPYMSESSRQQVECDVLTKTRAQGVIPLAPVSKSLWTCAVECSMEYCRILYDIYPKDKLVNYIVSDSEFHILNTWKREEQGTHELMSGLASVGPPNPHEDPECCSILHGLFAAVESLCIITELQHERRAALMDTAERVANRGRIICLTNAKSDTSVRMLEDYVQETILEQNKVAASSDRRMAIQQCELVLLHIYPQGEDTLVSDRPKKEISPLLTSEVHSVRAGRHLATKLNILVQQHFDLASTTITNIPMKEEQHANTSANYDVELLHHKDAHLEFIKSGDLHMAGTSTRENTLKETVTLKWCTPRTNSIGGNELHYCTGAYRISPTDVNSRPSSCLTNFLLNGRSVLLEQPRKSGSKVISHMLSSHGGEIFLHVLNSNRSTLEDPPSISEGCGGRVTDYRITDFGEFMRENRLTPVSEYFIDSFEKLPVERAKAQLERHTRYWPMIISQTTIFNMQAVVPLANLIVKETLTEEDVLTCQKTVYNLVDMERKNDPLPISTVGSRGKGPKRDEQYRIMWNELETLVKTHAAASDRHQRVLDCITACRSKPPEEEERKKRGRKREDREDRAEKNGSKETDDKGWQDSERLKGLIDKEDQESEVIKDSPDSPEPLNKKPRLSTEEVQPPERAKGPVSLLTMWTNRITVANSRKHQEFVGRASSVNNKFELYQHLKDENGMDVHENGKASR
- the ints13 gene encoding integrator complex subunit 13 isoform X2, translating into MKMFSVSHKTVFVVDHCPYMSESSRQQVECDVLTKTRAQGVIPLAPVSKSLWTCAVECSMEYCRILYDIYPKDKLVNYIVSDSEFHILNTWKREEQGTHELMSGLASVGPPNPHEDPECCSILHGLFAAVESLCIITELQHERRAALMDTAERVANRGRIICLTNAKSDTSVRMLEDYVQETILEQNKVAASSDRRMAIQQCELVLLHIYPQGEDTLVSDRPKKEISPLLTSEVHSVRAGRHLATKLNILVQQHFDLASTTITNIPMKPTLNVCEQEEQHANTSANYDVELLHHKDAHLEFIKSGDLHMAGTSTRENTLKETVTLKWCTPRTNSIELHYCTGAYRISPTDVNSRPSSCLTNFLLNGRSVLLEQPRKSGSKVISHMLSSHGGEIFLHVLNSNRSTLEDPPSISEGCGGRVTDYRITDFGEFMRENRLTPVSEYFIDSFEKLPVERAKAQLERHTRYWPMIISQTTIFNMQAVVPLANLIVKETLTEEDVLTCQKTVYNLVDMERKNDPLPISTVGSRGKGPKRDEQYRIMWNELETLVKTHAAASDRHQRVLDCITACRSKPPEEEERKKRGRKREDREDRAEKNGSKETDDKGWQDSERLKGLIDKEDQESEVIKDSPDSPEPLNKKPRLSTEEVQPPERAKGPVSLLTMWTNRITVANSRKHQEFVGRASSVNNKFELYQHLKDENGMDVHENGKASR